The region AAACAAAATAGAAGTTTAACTCTCTTTCACACAAAAGCATGGAAGTGGGCTTTCTAGGAGTAATATAATAGCTGTGATATTCAGAGCTCTTAGAAACCCATGTTCCTTCTACCACATTGTTCCTCCATCCCTATTTGTGAACTCATGGTCCAAGATTGCAGCTAGGGTTCTAGTCATCACATCTGCATTCCAGGCAGTAGGATGGAGAAGGAACAAAAAGAGGAGGTTAAAGCTATTCCTGTGTCTTTTAAGGGTGGTTCTGGGGGGTTGCTACATGGCATTTCTACTTATGAGCATACTAATGGTAAAGGAAGCTGAAGAAACAGAGTCTTTATATTTATCTAGCTAAACATAGGGAGTTCTATTAATGTGAAAGAATGGGATAACACACTGAGGACCAGCTGGCTGTCTTTGCCATGGCTGCCCCATTCAAATGAACTTCCATCTGCCCTTTCCAAGGGAACTTTCTTGGAGTTTATTTCAATACATTCCTCTTGCTTTCCAAACAGTGACTTCTtgtaatcatattttttaaaagacaaatacgTATGTGTTgtaaaaatttacaaaatataaagaacaacATAAAAACCGTCCATGATTCCACAACCTAAAGATAATTACTGAAATAGCTCCATGTATAAATTATCCTTAACTCTAATGCCAAATAAGCAACTTGTGTCTAAAGAGgattaagatttttttcaaagtttatggTATTATTCTGTATATTCAGTTCTTCCCTCAGTAAACATTTTCAAGCATTGACTTTTCCCCCAGCATCTTGTTAATTGATGTGTGTGGCTAGGAAGGGGAAGCAATGAAGAAAATTTTTTGAATTAAATTTGTTGCTATGAAGTTACTTATAGCCTAGTACAAAGAGATaagatatatgtatatgaaaaatatttaaatgttcatatatgaaatatatacatatgtatattggaaataaaattggatatatgtatataaaatattggaaatacaTGGAAGAAGCTCGGAAAACTAATCAGGGCCCTGTAAGTGTCATATTTGTCTTAATGTATATAAAGGTATGCTAGAAAGCAAGAGATAAATGACACAAGATATCTTTAATTGTAGAACAATTCCTATTGGGGACAGTTGTTTGTAAAAATGACACCTTGGGAGCACACGTTGTATTTTTAGTTGCTGGAGAATGAAATTTGGATTACAAGTCCTTAGGATAGTCTGATTTAAGCAGTATTAGGAAATAATCAGGCCTAACATGGTTAAATTCTAACCTGTCCTGATTCCTAGATTTAGAAGCCCACACAGTTCATTTAAGGATAATTCAGCATGAAGCATGCCTTTTGTAACTTCAGAAATAACTAAACATGAGCCAGTTATGGTTCACTTAAAAATGTGATGTGTTTTGTCATGTTCTAAGTCCTGATGTTAAAtcagtgcatttttaaaaacatttttgaagagaaatacctaaaacaaaaattaatcttttctgtTGAAAATGCTTGAGAAGGAAAAGTAACtatgttaagaaatagaaaaatctaggaattataccaaaatattagcaattgcCACTAGATGGTGGGATGTGAttgcctttttttcctctttagatGGCATGTAcacatgacttttattttttttaacttagcatGAACTACTTTTGTGACTGGAAAAAggtggattttttaaaagaaatttttaaaagaaactatcATCAGTGGCACAGGCTCAGTTGAGATTAATGCTAAAGGTTAATGACTTGTTACTCGTTATAACCAAGTGCCGAGGAGAGCCCCTTGCAGTGCTCTGGAGCCAAGGGGCTGGTGCGCACTTTCAGAACCTGCAGAGAGCAGTGGGGCCGACTGTGACCCCAACTTCCCCAGGTGACCGAGGACGAAGCTGCTTAGTTTCCACACAAGGAACACAAACTCTTTCATGGAGAAATGACTGGCACAGCAAAGACAGAGGCTCTCTGTGCAGATGTTTAAATTGCTGGCTTTACTTTTTACTCCTGGCAACACTGGAATGAAGAACCCACGTTTTCAAAAGATCGCGGTTTCCTGTTTTCATTAAGAAAGCAGGGAATGCCTAACAGCTGAGTGCGCTGGGGGTGGTGTCGCCAAGCGGAGGGAGACTCATTGGTGAAAACTCGGCCTATGGTATTCGCGCGTGGCCCGGCTAAGTTTACCCGAAGGTCGGACCTCCTTTCCTTATGGGGTGAGGAGCCGGGGCGCGCCGCGAGCAAGCTGGTGAGCGGGGCAGCGGGGCGGGCGGCCCCAGCGAAGCACAGCGGGCGTGCGGTAAGGGTGCGGGCGGGAGGGCGCCGGGTAGGGTTCCGGGCCGGAGGAAGCCGGGGAAGGGGGCGGGCGGGCGGCCTGGGCCTCCTCTGCGCGGCTGGCGCCCCGGCCGCGGCGGGAGGAGCGCTGGGGGCCGCGACCCCGCCGGGTCCCGAGCGGCCCCGTTTGGAGCAGCCGCCTGGGTCGGTGAGATCCGCCTGTCTCTGACACCCGGGCCTGCAGTTTCTCCCGGCTTGCGGCATTCCAGACAGCACTGGAAAACAGGTCCGGCAGCATATTTTGAGCGAGCGCGTTGTCCATGTGTAGttaaaaagggaagagaaggaaagacactttctattagtatgagcctcagtttccggACACAGGCGCTCTTCCTCAGCTCACCCAGGGCTAGAAAGTGATGGTGCTGAGCACCTCTTTCAGACAGAATTCTTTCACCacgtgttttaaaaatgaaatctagtGCTTTAATTTTAACAGCTGGAACGATGTAATACTGTTTTAAGTCGAGACAGGAAGAAAACTGTTTTATTCCTCCGCTTGGCAGTCTTTTGTACTTTCCAGCATTTTGGAGGAAAGGGTGGGAACGGAGGCAAAAGGTTTACACTATCAGGTGTAAACGTTGTGCAGTGTAGAgacaaggaaaggcaggcaggcacCCCAAACTGCTGCAAGTACTTGGACCTTGATAGCCGCCAGCAGGCGTCTGTAGACAGGATAGGGGTAGGCGTACAAGTGACTTTTATTTTCACTCACTGCCTTTGGGTCCTTTCCATGGCTCTAAAAATGCAGAGCTCGTTATTATGGTTCTAGGAAAACACATTACTTAATCCTAcagtttaaacaaacaaaaatggtcttgctttttaattaaaatgcacAGTTCAGTCAGCAGCAAGGTCTGTGCCTTGAAAGGTTCTTGTGTttccttctctaaatgtttggttTAGCCTGAAGTTGCGTTTACCAAATGCCATGTGATCTTGCACTTAGCGGGTATAGGTTTGCCATTATTTCCATCCTCCTTTGCGTTTCTTTGGCTATATCACTGATTCCACGGCATTCTTGAGGTAGTGTTTAGTCCAAAAGAAGTCAAAGAAGAGAAAACTTTTCTTCTAGATGGGACAggggtttggttttgtttttaaatggaagACACAAAGTAGAGCTGAAGGCTCTCCTCTGACTGTATTCTTGCACCCATGCTGCTGGAGTTAATTACTCATGGTCCCTCATGTCTCAGCTGTCACTGCAAGAAAGGTGTCAAGGCAAACTGTGATCTTGTGGAGGTGGGGAAGCACCAGGGCACGCTTGGCCACCGTTTGAAAGGCTGTACAGTCAGTCTGTAAAAGCAGAGTGGCTGAGAAAACTCACATCCCAGGCTTCCTGGATCTGCACTGACTCGGTCTGTTATTCTGAGACTTCACTTCTCGTGCCTCATATTAAGCTTTATAAAATGGGAGTCTTAATGACTGCTTTCTATATGTCCATGTACTGTAGATGACAAAAGAAGTGATCtacttgaaaatgctttcaagtCTTCTaatgcattcttttaaaaaattaagtttttaagTAAGGACTTAACTATGTGCTTGACTCTTTAAAATCATTATTGTAGAATATTCTTTAGCAACCTTACGAGTTAAatagttgtatttccatttttgctCAGGGGAAAAACTGAAGTTCCCAGAGGCTTTTTAATTCATTGACTCGGCTGTTAAATTATAGGTCCAGGTTTAGAACATAGGCCTGCCAGCTCTTAAGTCGTACTGGCTGGTTGCACAGCAACATACACAAATTGGTTTTTACCCTTATGTATAATGCACATGACACTATAATATTCTCTTCTCTTTCAGGAGAAACAGATGTTCCAAGTGGAGATCATGACAAGGAACAGAAAGATCCTTATTTTGTGGAGACGCCCTATGGTTATCAACTAGACTTAGATTTCCTCAAATATGTGGATGACATACAGAAAGGAAACACCATCAAGAAACTAAACATCCAGAAGAGGCGGAAGCCTTGTGTGCCATGCCCAGACACGAGGGCCATCCCAGGTCAGCAAGGTATATGGACTTCCACTGAatccctctcctcctccagcaGTGGTGACAACAAGCAGTGCCCCAGCTTCCTCGTGAACAGGAGCCAGGTTACATCAACTCCAATCCCAAGGCCACCCGCCCCTCTGGAGACCTCACCTACTTTTCTTACTGTCCCAGAGAGTCGACAGCTGCCACCACCCTCGCCACAACTCCCAAAGCACAACCTTCATGTCACCAAGACCCTGATGGAGACCCGGAGGAGACTGGAACAGGAGAGAGTCACCATGCAGGTGGCACCGGGTGAGTTCCGGAGGCCCAGGCTGGCCAGCTTTGGAGGCATGGGCTCTACAAGCTCTCTCTCCTCCTTGATGGGTTCTGGAAACCACAATCCTGCCATGCACCAGCTTCAGAATGGTTACCAAGGCAACGGGGATTATGGTGGCTATGCCCCAGCTGCTGCCACTTCCTCCATGGGGAGCTCCATCCGTCACAGCCCCCTGAGCTCAGGGATCTCCACTCCAGTGACCAATGTGAGCCCCATGCACCTGCAGCAAATCCGTGAGCAGATGGCCATTGCCCTGAAACGCCTGAAGGAGCTTGAGGAGCAGGTGAGAACCATCCCTGTGCTCCAGGTGAAGATCTCTGTTTTGCAAGAGGAGAAAAGGCAGTTGGCCTCACAACTGAAAAACCAAAGAGCTGCATCCCAGAACAATGTGTGCGGTGGTGTGAGGAAGCGGTCCTACAGCGCAGGGAACGCGTCCCAGCTGGAACAGCTCTCCAGGGCCCGGAGAAGTGGTGGGGAATTATACATTGACTATGAGGAGGAAGAGGTGGAGAGCGTAGAGCAGAGCACACAGAGGATAAAGGAGTTTCGGCAGCTCACAGCAGACATGCAGGCCCTGGAGCAGAAGATCCAGGACAGCAGTGGGGAGGCCTCCTCGGAGCTCAGGGAGCACGCGGGGTGTCAGTCCCAAGAGTGCCGGTCCGTGGCCGTGGGTGCCACTGAGAGAGTGGACGACACGGTCGTGTGCCGCTGGGGCTCCAGGTCCTGTAAGGACGCCGCTGTAGGGACAGTCATTGAGATAACGAATACTGGAGTCGGCGTGACAGAGACCATGCTTGGAGTGACTACTGAAGCTGACAGAGAAATTGAGCTGCAACAGCAGACTATAGAAGCCTTGAAGAGGAAGATCTGCTGCCTGGAAGTGCAGCTTAAAGAAACCACCCTTGACCAGGAGATGACTAAGCTCAAACAAGAGCTGCAGGCTGCTAGATCGAGGAAAAAGGTTGACAAAGCCATGATGGCCCAGCCCCTTGTTTTCAGCAAGATGGTGGAAGCAGTGGTGCAGACAAGAGACCAAATGGTTGGCAGTCATGTGGACATGGTTGACACATGTGTTGGGAACTCTGTGCAAACAAGTAGCGTAGGCATCTCCTGCCGGCCCAATTGTGAGAATAAAGTGCTGGGGCCTGAGCTGCCCATGAACCGGTGGGTTGTTAAAGAAAGGGTGGAAATGCATGACCAATGTGCTGGGAGGTCTGTGGAGACGTGTGACAAGAGCGTGGGTGTGGAAGTCAGTGTGTGTGAAACAGGCAGCAATACGGAGGAGTCCGTGAGCAACCTGACACTCCTCAAGACCAATCTGAATCTCAAAGAAGTGCGATCGATCGGCTGTGGAGATTGCTCTGTCAACGTGACTGTCTGCTGTCCCCGGGAGTACACCTCCCGGAGTGTGAACACGGACGCTGTGAGCCAGGGGGAAGCTGCTGTCATGGCCGTGCCTCATACCACAAGCCGGCACACTAGTACAGTTTTGGACCAGGTGGACCAGTTCACCAACACTGAGATGGCCACCCTTACAGAATCCTGCACCAACACTTGCCTCAGCACCTCGGACAAGCAGACCAGCACGCAGTCAGTGGAGATGCGGACGGTGGCGATAGGAGAAGGCCGCGTCAGGGACATCAACTCTGCCAAGCTGCGGTCCATCGGAGTCGGAACCGTGCTCTCGGGCAGTTCTGGGTTTGACAGGCCGTCGGCTGTGAAGACCAAAGAGTCAGGTGTGGGGCAGATAAATATCAACGACAACTATCTGGTGGGCCTCAAAATGAGGACCATCGCTTGTGGTCCTCCCCAGTTGGCCGTGGGGCTGCCAGCCAGCAGGAGCGTGGGTGTTGGGGACGAGCCTGTGGGAGAGCTGATGGAGAGCCCCCAGGCGCAGGCCCCATTGGGGATGATGACGGGTTTGGATCACTACATCGAGCGTGTCCAGAAGCTGCTGGCAGAGCAGCAGACGCTGTTGGCCGAGAACTACAGTGAACTGGCAGAAGCTTTTGGGGAACCTCACTCACAGATCGGCTCCTTGAACTCGCAGCTCATCAGCACCTTATCTTCAATCAACTCTGTCATGAAGTCTGCAAGCACTGAAGAGCTGAGAAACCCTGACTTTCACAAAGTGGGTCTGGGTAAACTCACAGGTAGGTGACTCTCTGAGGGACCTGGGGATGAGGAAGGGTCAGGACGACATATTCCCTGGAGGTAAGGATTGTTCTGAACTGCCGGAACCATTTTTTGGAACCACAGTGAAGGCTGTAGAGTGGTAACGAATCAGATGCAGACCAAAAGTCGAATCTGTAAGCAACTCTGTGGAATTTCATTGTCTGATAGTTTCAGGGCCCTCTGGCTGGGGGCTAGGACCAGAACAGGGAAAGAAAACTAGTGTTGGGGCTGTCTTCTGGGGCTGCTGGTTTGATAAAACATTTTCTAGTTCTTTAATACAGGATGGCCTGAAAAAAGTCTTACACTGTAACCACAGTTACCAGGGTATCACCAATAAAAAAAACTgctggcatgaaatatttttaattaaaacttttatGAGGGGAGAgagatttcattaatttattactCAGCAAATAAAGGTTGAATTCCTGCTCTATTTCAAGCAGAGGTATAGGCTCCTATCCTCATGGGGCCCACATTCCAGCTGGGGGCACAAGCAATGAACAGTAGACCTAACGCATGTCAGGAGGTGATACATGCTGTGAAGAAAAGAATCCCAGTTTTGGGAAGAGTGAGTGGTGGTGGTCCAGGTGGGAGCTGTTTGAGGCAGGGTGGTGCAGGATGGCTGCTGATGAGCAGAACTCTGAGAGAGGGAGTGCTTTCCCACTCTTCATTCTGATAGGTGCTCacattttgtctttttcattgTTTCCTTTATTCATTGGGATTCCTGTTCACccctgcttt is a window of Manis pentadactyla isolate mManPen7 chromosome 3, mManPen7.hap1, whole genome shotgun sequence DNA encoding:
- the KANK1 gene encoding KN motif and ankyrin repeat domain-containing protein 1 isoform X1, giving the protein MAHTTKVNGCASGETDVPSGDHDKEQKDPYFVETPYGYQLDLDFLKYVDDIQKGNTIKKLNIQKRRKPCVPCPDTRAIPGQQGIWTSTESLSSSSSGDNKQCPSFLVNRSQVTSTPIPRPPAPLETSPTFLTVPESRQLPPPSPQLPKHNLHVTKTLMETRRRLEQERVTMQVAPGEFRRPRLASFGGMGSTSSLSSLMGSGNHNPAMHQLQNGYQGNGDYGGYAPAAATSSMGSSIRHSPLSSGISTPVTNVSPMHLQQIREQMAIALKRLKELEEQVRTIPVLQVKISVLQEEKRQLASQLKNQRAASQNNVCGGVRKRSYSAGNASQLEQLSRARRSGGELYIDYEEEEVESVEQSTQRIKEFRQLTADMQALEQKIQDSSGEASSELREHAGCQSQECRSVAVGATERVDDTVVCRWGSRSCKDAAVGTVIEITNTGVGVTETMLGVTTEADREIELQQQTIEALKRKICCLEVQLKETTLDQEMTKLKQELQAARSRKKVDKAMMAQPLVFSKMVEAVVQTRDQMVGSHVDMVDTCVGNSVQTSSVGISCRPNCENKVLGPELPMNRWVVKERVEMHDQCAGRSVETCDKSVGVEVSVCETGSNTEESVSNLTLLKTNLNLKEVRSIGCGDCSVNVTVCCPREYTSRSVNTDAVSQGEAAVMAVPHTTSRHTSTVLDQVDQFTNTEMATLTESCTNTCLSTSDKQTSTQSVEMRTVAIGEGRVRDINSAKLRSIGVGTVLSGSSGFDRPSAVKTKESGVGQININDNYLVGLKMRTIACGPPQLAVGLPASRSVGVGDEPVGELMESPQAQAPLGMMTGLDHYIERVQKLLAEQQTLLAENYSELAEAFGEPHSQIGSLNSQLISTLSSINSVMKSASTEELRNPDFHKVGLGKLTGNTLECTRKCGGLKSGGPLNTQTSQHKQEAGTTLGRPVGSQDAFSLQESTLPHVNLTDDQMAAGLYVCTNNESTLKSIMKKKDGNRDSNGAKKNLQFVGINGGYETTSSDDSSSDESSSSESDDECDVTECPPEEEEEDEEDGDTRGVAEGRQAINIEGFESARVEDEMQVQECEPEKVEIRERYELSEKMLSACNLLKNNINDPKALTSKDMRFCLNTLQHEWFRVSSQKSAVPEMVGDYIAAFAAISLDILRHIINMADGNGNTALHYSVSHSNFEIVKLLLDADVCNVDHQNKAGYTPIMLAALAAVEAEKDMRVVEELFGCGDVNAKASQAGQTALMLAVSHGRIDMVKGLLACGADVNLQDDEGSTALMCASEHGHVEIVKLLLAQPGCSGHLEDNDGSTALSIALEAGHKDIAVLLYAHINFGKAQSPGTPRLGRKTSPGPTHRGSCD
- the KANK1 gene encoding KN motif and ankyrin repeat domain-containing protein 1 isoform X2; protein product: METRRRLEQERVTMQVAPGEFRRPRLASFGGMGSTSSLSSLMGSGNHNPAMHQLQNGYQGNGDYGGYAPAAATSSMGSSIRHSPLSSGISTPVTNVSPMHLQQIREQMAIALKRLKELEEQVRTIPVLQVKISVLQEEKRQLASQLKNQRAASQNNVCGGVRKRSYSAGNASQLEQLSRARRSGGELYIDYEEEEVESVEQSTQRIKEFRQLTADMQALEQKIQDSSGEASSELREHAGCQSQECRSVAVGATERVDDTVVCRWGSRSCKDAAVGTVIEITNTGVGVTETMLGVTTEADREIELQQQTIEALKRKICCLEVQLKETTLDQEMTKLKQELQAARSRKKVDKAMMAQPLVFSKMVEAVVQTRDQMVGSHVDMVDTCVGNSVQTSSVGISCRPNCENKVLGPELPMNRWVVKERVEMHDQCAGRSVETCDKSVGVEVSVCETGSNTEESVSNLTLLKTNLNLKEVRSIGCGDCSVNVTVCCPREYTSRSVNTDAVSQGEAAVMAVPHTTSRHTSTVLDQVDQFTNTEMATLTESCTNTCLSTSDKQTSTQSVEMRTVAIGEGRVRDINSAKLRSIGVGTVLSGSSGFDRPSAVKTKESGVGQININDNYLVGLKMRTIACGPPQLAVGLPASRSVGVGDEPVGELMESPQAQAPLGMMTGLDHYIERVQKLLAEQQTLLAENYSELAEAFGEPHSQIGSLNSQLISTLSSINSVMKSASTEELRNPDFHKVGLGKLTVCTNNESTLKSIMKKKDGNRDSNGAKKNLQFVGINGGYETTSSDDSSSDESSSSESDDECDVTECPPEEEEEDEEDGDTRGVAEGRQAINIEGFESARVEDEMQVQECEPEKVEIRERYELSEKMLSACNLLKNNINDPKALTSKDMRFCLNTLQHEWFRVSSQKSAVPEMVGDYIAAFAAISLDILRHIINMADGNGNTALHYSVSHSNFEIVKLLLDADVCNVDHQNKAGYTPIMLAALAAVEAEKDMRVVEELFGCGDVNAKASQAGQTALMLAVSHGRIDMVKGLLACGADVNLQDDEGSTALMCASEHGHVEIVKLLLAQPGCSGHLEDNDGSTALSIALEAGHKDIAVLLYAHINFGKAQSPGTPRLGRKTSPGPTHRGSCD
- the KANK1 gene encoding KN motif and ankyrin repeat domain-containing protein 1 isoform X3; translation: METRRRLEQERVTMQVAPGEFRRPRLASFGGMGSTSSLSSLMGSGNHNPAMHQLQNGYQGNGDYGGYAPAAATSSMGSSIRHSPLSSGISTPVTNVSPMHLQQIREQMAIALKRLKELEEQVRTIPVLQVKISVLQEEKRQLASQLKNQRAASQNNVCGGVRKRSYSAGNASQLEQLSRARRSGGELYIDYEEEEVESVEQSTQRIKEFRQLTADMQALEQKIQDSSGEASSELREHAGCQSQECRSVAVGATERVDDTVVCRWGSRSCKDAAVGTVIEITNTGVGVTETMLGVTTEADREIELQQQTIEALKRKICCLEVQLKETTLDQEMTKLKQELQAARSRKKVDKAMMAQPLVFSKMVEAVVQTRDQMVGSHVDMVDTCVGNSVQTSSVGISCRPNCENKVLGPELPMNRWVVKERVEMHDQCAGRSVETCDKSVGVEVSVCETGSNTEESVSNLTLLKTNLNLKEVRSIGCGDCSVNVTVCCPREYTSRSVNTDAVSQGEAAVMAVPHTTSRHTSTVLDQVDQFTNTEMATLTESCTNTCLSTSDKQTSTQSVEMRTVAIGEGRVRDINSAKLRSIGVGTVLSGSSGFDRPSAVKTKESGVGQININDNYLVGLKMRTIACGPPQLAVGLPASRSVGVGDEPVGELMESPQAQAPLGMMTGLDHYIERVQKLLAEQQTLLAENYSELAEAFGEPHSQIGSLNSQLISTLSSINSVMKSASTEELRNPDFHKVGLGKLTGNTLECTRKCGGLKSGGPLNTQTSQHKQEAGTTLGRPVGSQDAFSLQESTLPHVNLTDDQMAAGLYVCTNNESTLKSIMKKKDGNRDSNGAKKNLQFVGINGGYETTSSDDSSSDESSSSESDDECDVTECPPEEEEEDEEDGDTRGVAEGRQAINIEGFESARVEDEMQVQECEPEKVEIRERYELSEKMLSACNLLKNNINDPKALTSKDMRFCLNTLQHEWFRVSSQKSAVPEMVGDYIAAFAAISLDILRHIINMADGNGNTALHYSVSHSNFEIVKLLLDADVCNVDHQNKCSIPVILKEYLGAYFYLPHIHLCGHPGHLPSRPSLVTFTVCKLILPLSVCQRQRVNRLTHQIHYRKKVMGMYRNQHTKGNKQIYTKEPNSV
- the KANK1 gene encoding KN motif and ankyrin repeat domain-containing protein 1 isoform X5, yielding METRRRLEQERVTMQVAPGEFRRPRLASFGGMGSTSSLSSLMGSGNHNPAMHQLQNGYQGNGDYGGYAPAAATSSMGSSIRHSPLSSGISTPVTNVSPMHLQQIREQMAIALKRLKELEEQVRTIPVLQVKISVLQEEKRQLASQLKNQRAASQNNVCGGVRKRSYSAGNASQLEQLSRARRSGGELYIDYEEEEVESVEQSTQRIKEFRQLTADMQALEQKIQDSSGEASSELREHAGCQSQECRSVAVGATERVDDTVVCRWGSRSCKDAAVGTVIEITNTGVGVTETMLGVTTEADREIELQQQTIEALKRKICCLEVQLKETTLDQEMTKLKQELQAARSRKKVDKAMMAQPLVFSKMVEAVVQTRDQMVGSHVDMVDTCVGNSVQTSSVGISCRPNCENKVLGPELPMNRWVVKERVEMHDQCAGRSVETCDKSVGVEVSVCETGSNTEESVSNLTLLKTNLNLKEVRSIGCGDCSVNVTVCCPREYTSRSVNTDAVSQGEAAVMAVPHTTSRHTSTVLDQVDQFTNTEMATLTESCTNTCLSTSDKQTSTQSVEMRTVAIGEGRVRDINSAKLRSIGVGTVLSGSSGFDRPSAVKTKESGVGQININDNYLVGLKMRTIACGPPQLAVGLPASRSVGVGDEPVGELMESPQAQAPLGMMTGLDHYIERVQKLLAEQQTLLAENYSELAEAFGEPHSQIGSLNSQLISTLSSINSVMKSASTEELRNPDFHKVGLGKLTGNTLECTRKCGGLKSGGPLNTQTSQHKQEAGTTLGRPVGSQDAFSLQESTLPHVNLTDDQMAAGLYVCTNNESTLKSIMKKKDGNRDSNGAKKNLQFVGINGGYETTSSDDSSSDESSSSESDDECDVTECPPEEEEEDEEDGDTRGVAEGRQAINIEGFESARVEDEMQVQECEPEKVEIRERYELSEKMLSACNLLKNNINDPKALTSKDMRFCLNTLQHEWFRVSSQKSAVPEMVGDYIAAFAAISLDILRHIINMADGNGNTALHYSVSHSNFEIVKLLLDADVCNVDHQNKAGYTPIMLAALAAVEAEKDMRVVEELFGCGDVNAKASQAGQTALMLAVSHGRIDMVKGLLACGADVNLQDDEGSTALMCASEHGHVEIVKLLLAQPGCSGHLEDNDGSTALSIALEAGHKDIAVLLYAHINFGKAQSPGTPRLGRKTSPGPTHRGSCD
- the KANK1 gene encoding KN motif and ankyrin repeat domain-containing protein 1 isoform X4 yields the protein METRRRLEQERVTMQVAPGEFRRPRLASFGGMGSTSSLSSLMGSGNHNPAMHQLQNGYQGNGDYGGYAPAAATSSMGSSIRHSPLSSGISTPVTNVSPMHLQQIREQMAIALKRLKELEEQVRTIPVLQVKISVLQEEKRQLASQLKNQRAASQNNVCGGVRKRSYSAGNASQLEQLSRARRSGGELYIDYEEEEVESVEQSTQRIKEFRQLTADMQALEQKIQDSSGEASSELREHAGCQSQECRSVAVGATERVDDTVVCRWGSRSCKDAAVGTVIEITNTGVGVTETMLGVTTEADREIELQQQTIEALKRKICCLEVQLKETTLDQEMTKLKQELQAARSRKKVDKAMMAQPLVFSKMVEAVVQTRDQMVGSHVDMVDTCVGNSVQTSSVGISCRPNCENKVLGPELPMNRWVVKERVEMHDQCAGRSVETCDKSVGVEVSVCETGSNTEESVSNLTLLKTNLNLKEVRSIGCGDCSVNVTVCCPREYTSRSVNTDAVSQGEAAVMAVPHTTSRHTSTVLDQVDQFTNTEMATLTESCTNTCLSTSDKQTSTQSVEMRTVAIGEGRVRDINSAKLRSIGVGTVLSGSSGFDRPSAVKTKESGVGQININDNYLVGLKMRTIACGPPQLAVGLPASRSVGVGDEPVGELMESPQAQAPLGMMTGLDHYIERVQKLLAEQQTLLAENYSELAEAFGEPHSQIGSLNSQLISTLSSINSVMKSASTEELRNPDFHKVGLGKLTGNTLECTRKCGGLKSGGPLNTQTSQHKQEAGTTLGRPVGSQDAFSLQESTLPHVNLTDDQMAAGLYVCTNNESTLKSIMKKKDGNRDSNGAKKNLQFVGINGGYELSEKMLSACNLLKNNINDPKALTSKDMRFCLNTLQHEWFRVSSQKSAVPEMVGDYIAAFAAISLDILRHIINMADGNGNTALHYSVSHSNFEIVKLLLDADVCNVDHQNKAGYTPIMLAALAAVEAEKDMRVVEELFGCGDVNAKASQAGQTALMLAVSHGRIDMVKGLLACGADVNLQDDEGSTALMCASEHGHVEIVKLLLAQPGCSGHLEDNDGSTALSIALEAGHKDIAVLLYAHINFGKAQSPGTPRLGRKTSPGPTHRGSCD